A part of Brassica rapa cultivar Chiifu-401-42 chromosome A05, CAAS_Brap_v3.01, whole genome shotgun sequence genomic DNA contains:
- the LOC103848923 gene encoding uncharacterized protein LOC103848923, with protein MVRLKFACPVLEINLISAQDLAPISKNMKTYSVAWINTDPMRKLTTRVDQANRANPIWNEKFVFRVDDKILDVDASSIVIEIYAAAWAKDALVGTVNVLLSDLFAPWSGFGDGDDGGGGNNNMRLVTLQIRRPSGRLQGFLRLGVALLDGGQRSMPLSVEVFDGSRRDSKRDDAKMMHRRTNSDQTDLTTSTNDYGVKTGVVTGGGGSGGGGGGGGGVDSMVNGSLCSSDIGPSASVVAAAIAQGLYNRQKTTVKAVSGKEDASSILEGKTEGIEHRVERWRAEKTGRVAVEAAGSSDDSSGKGGGGRRQRRRRRRRKEKQRRRNGEGKKGLFSCFGNVFGCEISITCGGGSGGGEGDSTKKKYNNNKVVNLSAVDETFSHSAT; from the coding sequence atggttcGGCTCAAATTCGCATGTCCGGTCCTCGAAATCAACTTAATCTCAGCACAAGACCTAGCCCCTATCTcaaaaaacatgaaaacataCTCCGTCGCGTGGATCAACACCGATCCGATGCGTAAACTCACGACGCGTGTGGACCAAGCTAACCGAGCTAACCCTATCTGGAACGAGAAGTTCGTGTTCCGCGTAGACGACAAGATCCTCGACGTCGACGCGTCGTCGATAGTCATCGAGATATACGCGGCGGCTTGGGCCAAAGACGCGCTCGTCGGGACCGTGAACGTTCTTCTCAGCGACCTCTTCGCTCCTTGGTCCGGCTTCGGCGACGGCGACGACGGCGGCGGCGGGAACAACAACATGAGGCTCGTGACGCTTCAGATCCGCCGTCCTTCCGGGAGGCTACAAGGCTTTTTGCGTTTAGGCGTCGCGCTTCTCGACGGCGGTCAGAGGAGTATGCCGTTGTCGGTCGAGGTTTTTGATGGAAGTCGGAGAGATAGTAAGAGAGATGATGCGAAGATGATGCATCGTCGTACGAATAGCGATCAGACGGATTTAACTACGTCTACTAATGATTACGGAGTGAAGACAGGGGTTGTTACTGGAGGAGGTGGtagcggtggaggaggaggaggaggtggtggggTTGATAGTATGGTGAATGGTTCGCTTTGTAGCTCTGATATTGGACCGTCTGCGTCTGTGGTGGCGGCTGCGATTGCTCAGGGGCTTTACAACAGACAGAAAACAACGGTTAAAGCGGTTTCGGGGAAGGAGGACGCGAGTTCGATACTCGAAGGGAAGACGGAAGGGATTGAGCATAGAGTTGAAAGGTGGAGAGCAGAGAAAACAGGTAGAGTTGCGGTTGAAGCGGCGGGATCGAGCGATGATTCTAGCGGGAAAGGAGGAGGGGGAAGGAggcagaggaggaggaggagacggaGGAAGGAGAAGCAACGGAGGAGAAACGGTGAAGGTAAAAAAGGGTTGTTCTCGTGTTTTGGAAACGTGTTTGGATGTGAGATTTCGATTACTTGCGGCGGTGGGAGCGGCGGAGGAGAAGGAGACAGCACGAAGAAGAAGTATAATAACAATAAAGTAGTGAATCTTAGTGCTGTAGACGAAACGTTTAGTCATTCTGCGACTTGA
- the LOC103848921 gene encoding plasmodesmata-located protein 4 isoform X2, with protein sequence MAVHLISPIARTLALIFISLPSLINTSQLDYDTLVFSQCDSSDTNILQKVPTKDPSYSNPNLLLRAQALYSFLSKLESESSRAKFFKTLVGNEQHAVSGWFQCREDYPSEICHRCVRELRDISSRLCGNATSARVHLRGCHMVYEIEHVDTPTSQANHHNYKLLETPERGLIHKICDGATAETLVGFEEMRTVALTAAETGVVDGHGFYEESYKLLHVVAQCDGHVEACDCGECVSAAAAAAAEECPWSTASQIYLEGCYVGYTYNPHEYPGDSYHEEGGKTSTGKSLAIVVGGVAALVFVAIFFLFLKSLRRKGDDC encoded by the exons ATGGCTGTCCACTTGATCTCTCCTATCGCACGAACCCTAGCCCTAATCTTCATCTCTCTTCCCTCTCTCATTAACACATCCCAGTTGGATTACGACACTCTAGTGTTCAGTCAATGTGATTCATCAGACACAAACATCCTCCAAAAAGTACCCACAAAAGATCCAAGTTACTCGAATCCTAATCTCCTTCTTCGTGCGCAAGCTCTTTATTCTTTCTTAAGCAAACTCGAATCAGAATCCTCTCGAGCGAAGTTCTTTAAGACTCTAGTTGGTAACGAGCAACACGCGGTCTCGGGATGGTTCCAATGCAGAGAAGATTACCCGAGTGAGATATGCCATAGATGCGTTCGTGAGCTTCGTGATATTTCGTCTAGATTGTGTGGAAATGCCACGTCAGCTCGGGTTCATCTCCGAGGATGTCACATGGTGTACGAAATTGAACATGTTGATACCCCTACTTCTC AAGCTAATCATCATAACTACAAGTTATTGGAAACACCGGAACGAGGTCTCATCCACAAGATATGTGACGGAGCTACGGCGGAGACGCTCGTCGGATTCGAAGAGATGAGAACGGTGGCACTCACAGCTGCCGAAACAGGAGTCGTTGACGGGCACGGGTTCTACGAGGAAAGCTACAAGCTCTTGCACGTTGTGGCTCAATGCGACGGCCACGTTGAAGCCTGTGACTGCGGCGAGTGCGTCAGTGCGGCCGCGGCAGCAGCGGCAGAAGAGTGTCCGTGGTCCACTGCCAGTCAAATATACTTGGAAGGGTGTTACGTTGGGTATACGTATAACCCGCATGAATATCCCGGTGATTCATACCACG AGGAAGGGGGAAAAACAAGCACGGGGAAGTCGTTGGCGATAGTTGTAGGAGGAGTCGCGGCTTTGGTCTTTGTTGCTATTTTCTTCTTGTTCCTCAAGAGCTTGCGTAGAAAAGGAGATG ATTGTTGA
- the LOC103848921 gene encoding plasmodesmata-located protein 4 isoform X1 — MAVHLISPIARTLALIFISLPSLINTSQLDYDTLVFSQCDSSDTNILQKVPTKDPSYSNPNLLLRAQALYSFLSKLESESSRAKFFKTLVGNEQHAVSGWFQCREDYPSEICHRCVRELRDISSRLCGNATSARVHLRGCHMVYEIEHVDTPTSQANHHNYKLLETPERGLIHKICDGATAETLVGFEEMRTVALTAAETGVVDGHGFYEESYKLLHVVAQCDGHVEACDCGECVSAAAAAAAEECPWSTASQIYLEGCYVGYTYNPHEYPGDSYHEEGGKTSTGKSLAIVVGGVAALVFVAIFFLFLKSLRRKGDGTFNLLLFFYLSLSII; from the exons ATGGCTGTCCACTTGATCTCTCCTATCGCACGAACCCTAGCCCTAATCTTCATCTCTCTTCCCTCTCTCATTAACACATCCCAGTTGGATTACGACACTCTAGTGTTCAGTCAATGTGATTCATCAGACACAAACATCCTCCAAAAAGTACCCACAAAAGATCCAAGTTACTCGAATCCTAATCTCCTTCTTCGTGCGCAAGCTCTTTATTCTTTCTTAAGCAAACTCGAATCAGAATCCTCTCGAGCGAAGTTCTTTAAGACTCTAGTTGGTAACGAGCAACACGCGGTCTCGGGATGGTTCCAATGCAGAGAAGATTACCCGAGTGAGATATGCCATAGATGCGTTCGTGAGCTTCGTGATATTTCGTCTAGATTGTGTGGAAATGCCACGTCAGCTCGGGTTCATCTCCGAGGATGTCACATGGTGTACGAAATTGAACATGTTGATACCCCTACTTCTC AAGCTAATCATCATAACTACAAGTTATTGGAAACACCGGAACGAGGTCTCATCCACAAGATATGTGACGGAGCTACGGCGGAGACGCTCGTCGGATTCGAAGAGATGAGAACGGTGGCACTCACAGCTGCCGAAACAGGAGTCGTTGACGGGCACGGGTTCTACGAGGAAAGCTACAAGCTCTTGCACGTTGTGGCTCAATGCGACGGCCACGTTGAAGCCTGTGACTGCGGCGAGTGCGTCAGTGCGGCCGCGGCAGCAGCGGCAGAAGAGTGTCCGTGGTCCACTGCCAGTCAAATATACTTGGAAGGGTGTTACGTTGGGTATACGTATAACCCGCATGAATATCCCGGTGATTCATACCACG AGGAAGGGGGAAAAACAAGCACGGGGAAGTCGTTGGCGATAGTTGTAGGAGGAGTCGCGGCTTTGGTCTTTGTTGCTATTTTCTTCTTGTTCCTCAAGAGCTTGCGTAGAAAAGGAGATGGTACGTTTAATCTattacttttcttttatttaagtTTATCTATAATATAG
- the LOC103848920 gene encoding histone-lysine N-methyltransferase SUVR4, whose amino-acid sequence MQPLILTDERVRKACETTRELKIPDEKTLSVLKKLLQENGENWTLIKLDNYTALIDAIYSLDDEQEEEEEDKKKNETLSNANRGKHVFDSAPSGALKKQGKNVVVGTDSPATLKRKYETRSAASGSSTEEAQKHPSNGVVRKKKYKTIIRDITKGSESVEISLVDEVGTEHVPKFTYIPHNIVYQSAYVHVSLARISDDDCCVSCKGDCLLADFPCACARETGGEYAYSKDGLLKEEFLDTCLKMKKAPDSFSKFYCQDCPLERDDGKCEGHLIRKFIKECWRKCGCDMMCGNRVVQRGIRCQLQVYFTQEGKGWGIRTLQDLPKGTFVCEYIGEILTNTELYDRNIRSTSERHTYPVTLDADWGSEKDLKDEEALCLDATVCGNVARFVNHRCEDANLIDIPVQIETPDRHYYHIAFFTIRDVKAMDELTWDYLIDFHDESHPVKAFRCCCGSELCRDKKPKGSGGKSGERRKAVPAKKQAGSKAMALKRK is encoded by the exons ATGCAGCCTTTGATTCTCACTGACGAGAGAGTACGCAAAGCTTGTGAGACAACAAGAGAACTCAAAATCCCCGATGAGAAGACACTCTCAGTGCTCAAGAAGCTGCTCCAAGAGAACGGTGAGAATTGGACTCTCATCAAACTTGATAACTACACCGCATTGATCGATGCTATCTACTCTCTCGACgatgaacaagaagaagaagaagaggataagaaaaaaaacgaaactTTATCTAATGCCAATAGAGGGAAGCATGTCTTTGACTCTGCTCCTAGTGGTGCTCTGAAGAAGCAAGGGAAGAATGTTGTTGTGGGCACTGACTCTCCTGCTACTCTGAAAAGAAAATACGAAACCCGTTCCGCAGCCTCAGGCTCGTCCACTGAGGAAGCTCAGAAGCATCCTAGCAACGGTGTTGTTCGCAAGAAGAAATATAAAACGATTATTCGTGACATCACGAAAGGCTCAGAGAGCGTTGAGATATCTCTGGTTGATGAGGTTGGGACTGAGCATGTCCCCAAGTTTACTTACATCCCTCACAACATTGTCTACCAAAGTGCTTATGTCCATGTGTCTCTGGCTCGAATTTCTGATGACGATTGTTGCGTGAGCTGTAAGGGGGACTGTCTTTTAGCGGACTTTCCGTGCGCTTGTGCTCGTGAAACCGGCGGAGAATATGCGTATAGTAAAGATGGGTTGTTAAAGGAGGAGTTTTTGGATACTTGTCTTAAGATGAAGAAGGCGCCTGATAGCTTCAGTAAGTTTTACTGCCAAGACTGCCCTTTGGAGAGAGATGATGGGAAGTGTGAAGGACATTTGATTAGGAAGTTTATTAAGGAGTGTTGGAGAAAGTGTGGATGTGATATGATGTGTGGGAATCGAGTGGTGCAGAGAGGGATAAGGTGCCAACTCCAG GTTTACTTTACCCAAGAAGGGAAAGGATGGGGTATTAGAACACTGCAAGACTTGCCGAAAGGAACCTTTGTTTGTGAATATATTGGTGAAATATTGACCAATACGGAGTTGTACGATCGGAATATAAGATCTACTAGTGAACGGCATACATATCCTGTAACTCTGGATGCAGACTGGGGTTCTGAAAAGGATTTGAAAGATGAAGAAGCTCTCTGCCTGGATGCCACAGTCTGTGGAAATGTCGCTAGATTTGTCAATCACAG ATGTGAGGATGCAAACTTGATTGATATTCCGGTACAAATAGAGACTCCTGACAGACATTATTATCAT ATTGCCTTTTTTACCATTCGAGACGTGAAGGCCATGGATGAACTGACATGG GATTACTTGATAGATTTCCATGATGAAAGTCATCCCGTGAAGGCATTTAGATGTTGCTGCGGAAGCGAATTATGCAGAGACAAAAAGCCAAAAG GATCTGGAGGCAAGTCAGGAGAAAGAAGAAAGGCTGTTCCTGCTAAAAAACAAGCAG GTTCCAAAGCGATGgcattaaaaagaaaatga
- the LOC103848919 gene encoding 60S ribosomal protein L23: MSKRGRGGTSGNKFRMSLGLPVAATVNCADNTGAKNLYIISVKGIKGRLNRLPSACVGDMVMATVKKGKPDLRKKVLPAVIVRQRKPWRRKDGVFMYFEDNAGVIVNPKGEMKGSAITGPIGKECADLWPRIASAANAIV; the protein is encoded by the exons ATGTCGAAGCGAG GAAGAGGAGGAACCTCTGGAAACAAGTTCAGGATGTCACTGGGTCTTCCAGTGGCAGCCACCGTGAACTGTGCTGACAACACCGGAGCCAAGAATCTCTACATCATCTCCGTCAAAGGTATCAAGGGTCGTCTCAACCGTCTCCCATCCGCCTGTGTTGGTGACATGGTCATGGCTACCGTGAAGAAAGGTAAACCTGATCTACGTAAGAAGGTGCTGCCAGCTGTCATTGTTAGGCAGAGGAAGCCATGGCGCCGAAAGGACGGTGTCTTCATGTACTTCGAGG ATAATGCTGGTGTCATTGTCAATCCCAAGGGTGAAATGAAAG GATCTGCTATCACTGGACCAATCGGGAAGGAGTGTGCCGACCTGTGGCCAAGGATCGCTAGTGCTGCTAACGCCATCGTTTAA
- the LOC103848918 gene encoding myb family transcription factor PHL13 isoform X1, with the protein MTLTGDFGFPPTAMSSFFPLIPTTLDERYHHHKFPNSLWVSSSGQEPMNNPVPCQVFPLASGGTSSGYCNGTYVSAQERSSSQTRQSVETQSLPVTNQPQEQRDMSWPEDQLQGFFDFPPQGESSSRAKSEWPDWANQMISVDDGLEPNWSELLGDPNVLNQDSKIPTPSCDIARQEIVVSTQHQVDSSSAKSPQASSMTSKQRMRWTPELHEAFVDAINQLGGSERATPKAVLKLINSPGLTIYHVKSHLQKYRTARYKPEISIDTEKPPLKTLKTIEDIKSLDLKTSIEITEALRLQMEVQKKLHEQLEVQRTLQLQIEEQGRYLQMMIEKQQQKMQEKKIGSSSGTSSMPEADTSSAPSPNLSQASVTERLQSGGSSTLDQSGYPSGATKKRVRED; encoded by the exons ATGACACTAACTGGAGATTTCGGTTTTCCACCAACCGCCATGTCTTCCTTTTTTCCTCTTATTCCCACAACACTAGATGAGAGATACCATCACCATAAGTTTCCTAACTCTTTGTGGGTTTCATCATCAGGACAGGAACCGATGAACAACCCTGTACCTTGTCAAGTGTTTCCTCTGGCTTCTGGTGGCACTTCTTCTGGATACTGCAATGGCACGTACGTTTCAGCTCAAGAAAGAAGCTCCTCCCAGACCAGACAATCCGTGGAAACGCAATCATTGCCGGTGACTAATCAACCTCAAGAGCAGAGAGATATGAGCTGGCCTGAGGACCAGCTTCAGGGGTTCTTTGACTTTCCTCCACAAGGAGAGAGCAGCAGCAGAGCTAAAAGTGAATGGCCAGACTGGGCCAATCAGATGATCTCTGTCGATGATGGTCTGGAACCTAATTGGTCGGAGCTTCTAGGTGATCCTAATGTCCTCAACCAAGATTCAAAG ATACCAACACCCTCTTGTGATATAGCTAGGCAAGAGATAGTAGTCAGTACTCAGCATCAGGTGGATTCATCGAGTGCCAAAAGCCCACAAGCTAGTTCAATGACGTCTAAGCAACGAATGCGTTGGACACCTGAACTCCATGAAGCGTTTGTTGATGCTATCAATCAGCTCGGCGGTAGTGAAC GAGCCACACCTAAGGCTGTACTGAAGCTCATCAATAGCCCGGGGCTGACTATTTACCATGTCAAAAGCCATTTGCAG AAATACAGAACGGCTAGGTATAAACCGGAGATTTCAATAGATACAG AAAAACCTCCACTGAAGACTTTGAAGACCATTGAAGATATCAAATCTCTTGACTTGAAGAC gagCATTGAGATCACTGAAGCTCTACGGTTACAGATGGAAGTTCAGAAAAAACTCCATGAGCAACTTGAG GTCCAAAGAACGTTACAGTTACAAATTGAGGAACAAGGTCGGTATCTCCAGATGATGATTGAGAAACAACAACAGAAGATGCAAGAGAAGAAAATTGGTTCTTCTTCTGGCACATCATCAATGCCAGAAGCTGACACTTCTTCAGCTCCATCACCAAACCTTTCACAAGCATCAGTAACTGAGAGACTGCAGAGTGGTGGTTCTAGCACATTGGATCAGAGCGGATATCCTTCTGGGGCTACTAAGAAACGagttagagaagattaa
- the LOC103848918 gene encoding myb family transcription factor PHL13 isoform X2 produces the protein MNNPVPCQVFPLASGGTSSGYCNGTYVSAQERSSSQTRQSVETQSLPVTNQPQEQRDMSWPEDQLQGFFDFPPQGESSSRAKSEWPDWANQMISVDDGLEPNWSELLGDPNVLNQDSKIPTPSCDIARQEIVVSTQHQVDSSSAKSPQASSMTSKQRMRWTPELHEAFVDAINQLGGSERATPKAVLKLINSPGLTIYHVKSHLQKYRTARYKPEISIDTEKPPLKTLKTIEDIKSLDLKTSIEITEALRLQMEVQKKLHEQLEVQRTLQLQIEEQGRYLQMMIEKQQQKMQEKKIGSSSGTSSMPEADTSSAPSPNLSQASVTERLQSGGSSTLDQSGYPSGATKKRVRED, from the exons ATGAACAACCCTGTACCTTGTCAAGTGTTTCCTCTGGCTTCTGGTGGCACTTCTTCTGGATACTGCAATGGCACGTACGTTTCAGCTCAAGAAAGAAGCTCCTCCCAGACCAGACAATCCGTGGAAACGCAATCATTGCCGGTGACTAATCAACCTCAAGAGCAGAGAGATATGAGCTGGCCTGAGGACCAGCTTCAGGGGTTCTTTGACTTTCCTCCACAAGGAGAGAGCAGCAGCAGAGCTAAAAGTGAATGGCCAGACTGGGCCAATCAGATGATCTCTGTCGATGATGGTCTGGAACCTAATTGGTCGGAGCTTCTAGGTGATCCTAATGTCCTCAACCAAGATTCAAAG ATACCAACACCCTCTTGTGATATAGCTAGGCAAGAGATAGTAGTCAGTACTCAGCATCAGGTGGATTCATCGAGTGCCAAAAGCCCACAAGCTAGTTCAATGACGTCTAAGCAACGAATGCGTTGGACACCTGAACTCCATGAAGCGTTTGTTGATGCTATCAATCAGCTCGGCGGTAGTGAAC GAGCCACACCTAAGGCTGTACTGAAGCTCATCAATAGCCCGGGGCTGACTATTTACCATGTCAAAAGCCATTTGCAG AAATACAGAACGGCTAGGTATAAACCGGAGATTTCAATAGATACAG AAAAACCTCCACTGAAGACTTTGAAGACCATTGAAGATATCAAATCTCTTGACTTGAAGAC gagCATTGAGATCACTGAAGCTCTACGGTTACAGATGGAAGTTCAGAAAAAACTCCATGAGCAACTTGAG GTCCAAAGAACGTTACAGTTACAAATTGAGGAACAAGGTCGGTATCTCCAGATGATGATTGAGAAACAACAACAGAAGATGCAAGAGAAGAAAATTGGTTCTTCTTCTGGCACATCATCAATGCCAGAAGCTGACACTTCTTCAGCTCCATCACCAAACCTTTCACAAGCATCAGTAACTGAGAGACTGCAGAGTGGTGGTTCTAGCACATTGGATCAGAGCGGATATCCTTCTGGGGCTACTAAGAAACGagttagagaagattaa
- the LOC103848917 gene encoding LOW QUALITY PROTEIN: peroxisome biogenesis protein 12 (The sequence of the model RefSeq protein was modified relative to this genomic sequence to represent the inferred CDS: inserted 1 base in 1 codon) encodes MLFQVGGDGTRPTFFEMAAAQQLPSSLRAALTYSLGVFALRRSFLHRILDYEDEFFAALMLILEGHSLRTTDASFAESLYGLKRKSVRLRLRLCKGSGLEKRQRILSVVFLVVLPYFKSKLHGIYNKEREARLRESLWGAEDQGFDEADFFTGEEPVVSRGDSGDQELSVXKFVAVCYPLMHASSEGLSFTYQLLYLLDATGFYSLGLQALGVQVCRATGQELMDTSSRISKIRNHERERLRGPPWLKTVQGALLSCSYAVLDYAQTGLIAAVFIFKMMEWWYQSAEERLTAPTVYPPPPPPPSPKVAKEGIPLPPDRTLCALCSQKRANLSVVTVSGFVFCYSCVFKYVSQYKRCPVTLIPASVDQIRRLFHDTQKKNFLMGLKPNSERFCSQSLVWRWRNQSLQTLHWKS; translated from the exons atgctgTTTCAGGTGGGAGGTGATGGCACGCGCCCTACCTTCTTCGAGATGGCTGCAGCTCAGCAGCTTCCATCTAGCCTCCGCGCCGCTCTCACATACTCCCTCGGC gtttTTGCATTGAGAAGATCGTTTCTTCACAGAATCTTAGACTACGAGGATGAGTTCTTTGCTGCTCTGATGCTTATCCTCGAAGGACATAGCTTACGAACCACAG ATGCTTCGTTTGCTGAATCATTGTATGGTTTAAAGAGGAAGTCAGTGAGATTGAGATTGAGATTATGCAAAGGTTCTGGTTTAGAGAAACGCCAGAGGATCCTCTCTGTTGTGTTTCTG GTTGTGTTACCGTATTTTAAGTCGAAGTTGCATGGTATATATAACAAGGAGAGGGAAGCTAGGCTCCGGGAGAGTTTATGGGGAGCAGAGGATCAAGGGTTTGATGAAGCTGACTTTTTCACAGGGGAGGAGCCAGTTGTTTCAAGAGGGGATAGTGGGGATCAGGAGCTTTCTG CGAAGTTTGTAGCTGTGTGCTATCCTCTGATGCATGCATCAAGTGAAG GATTATCATTCACTTACCAGCTCTTATATCTACTAGACGCTACTGGATTTTATTCCCTTGGCCTTCAAGCTCTTGGAGTTCAAGTTTGTCGAGCTACAGGACAAGAACTG ATGGATACATCTTCAAGAATTTCAAAGATAAGAAACCATGAGCGTGAGAGACTTCGTGGTCCTCCATGGCTAAAA ACAGTGCAAGGGGCACTTCTCAGCTGTTCATATGCAGTGCTTGATTACGCCCAAACCGGTTTAATTGCAGCagtttttatctttaaa ATGATGGAGTGGTGGTATCAATCAGCTGAAGAGAGATTGACAGCTCCTACCGTGTAccctccaccaccacctcctccatCCCCAAAG GTGGCTAAAGAAGGAATCCCTCTACCTCCTGACAGGACTCTCTGCGCGTTATGCTCGCAAAAACGTGCAAACTTGTCAGTTGTAACAGTCTCTGGATTTGTTTTCTGCTATTCTTGTGTATTCAAGTATGTTTCACAG TACAAGCGATGTCCAGTGACATTGATTCCAGCAAGCGTGGATCAGATTAGGAGGTTGTTTCATGACacacagaaaaaaaattttttaatgGGTTTGAAGCCAAACAGTGAGCGCTTCTGTTCTCAATCGTTGGTTTGGAGATGGCGCAACCAGAGTCTACAGACTCTACACTGGAAGAGCTAA
- the LOC103848916 gene encoding F-box protein DOR, producing the protein MKTRRQRKDRRTSSSLVDTDQQHSSLPLPIDLTIDIFSRLSLKSIAISRCVSKPWAFVLGRPDLRDLRLTRSQARPRLLFAFWEGNNLFFISSPQPQSPDEMLSVAADHHMSFSFDHPVKDISASVNGLVCVRISGHRFVNGRRFTVEESVLCNPSTGQSLTIPKVKTRKRVGIVSLLGYDPVEKLHKVLGMIWLQDGITMEHQVLTLGAGGGGSDEKLTWRMAERGIPCPCPSSAGTQNICIGGVFYYIHAHMIVSFDVRSEKYSFVKPPKGKLYHRLLDCNGKLALVPLGKSYYFDSETVKMWVLEDRERHEWSKRVYTLPPMWKDVVDPEEWLVIVGVTGPNEFVMSSEYSGDPFQVYYCNFDKETVTRVVIQGVGALRSGMGYSIHTYPNHVEDVKLMEL; encoded by the coding sequence ATGAAAACACGGCGGCAGCGCAAGGATCGTAGAACCAGCAGCAGCCTTGTTGATACTGACCAACAACATTCATCACTGCCGCTCCCTATCGATCTCACGATCGACATCTTCTCCAGGCTATCCCTCAAGTCCATTGCCATCTCTCGTTGCGTATCCAAGCCCTGGGCCTTCGTACTTGGCCGTCCTGATCTCAGGGATCTGCGCTTGACAAGGTCTCAGGCTCGCCCGCGTCTACTGTTCGCCTTTTGGGAAGGTAATaacctcttcttcatctcttcaCCTCAACCTCAGAGTCCTGATGAGATGTTGTCTGTTGCGGCCGATCATCACATGAGTTTCTCCTTTGATCACCCTGTCAAAGATATATCTGCAAGTGTCAATGGCCTTGTCTGTGTCCGTATTAGTGGTCACCGGTTTGTAAATGGAAGGAGATTCACGGTGGAGGAGTCGGTGTTATGTAACCCTAGCACGGGACAGTCACTTACTATACCCAAAGTGAAGACAAGGAAGAGGGTTGGGATAGTAAGCTTACTCGGGTATGATCCCGTTGAGAAACTACACAAGGTATTGGGAATGATTTGGCTTCAGGACGGCATAACTATGGAGCATCAAGTGCTTACATTAGgagcaggaggaggaggaagtgaTGAGAAATTGACATGGAGAATGGCTGAACGTGGTATACCATGTCCATGTCCTTCTTCTGCGGGTACACAGAATATATGCATTGGTGGTGTTTTCTATTACATTCACGCTCATATGATAGTTTCCTTCGATGTTAGATCTGAGAAGTACAGCTTTGTTAAGCCTCCGAAAGGGAAACTGTATCATAGGCTGCTAGACTGCAACGGTAAATTGGCTTTAGTACCATTGGGCAAAAGTTATTATTTCGATAGTGAAACTGTTAAGATGTGGGTTCTAGAAGACCGCGAAAGACATGAGTGGTCCAAACGTGTTTACACATTGCCCCCTATGTGGAAAGATGTAGTTGATCCAGAGGAGTGGTTAGTGATTGTTGGAGTGACTGGTCCTAATGAATTTGTTATGTCGTCCGAATATTCAGGTGACCCTTTCCAGGTTTACTACTGCAATTTTGACAAGGAGACTGTAACAAGAGTTGTAATCCAAGGAGTGGGAGCGTTAAGGAGTGGCATGGGGTATTCTATTCACACCTATCCGAACCATGTGGAGGATGTGAAGCTTATGGAATTATAA
- the LOC117133890 gene encoding disease resistance protein Pik-1-like, with translation MNTLLGFVLKTFISSFSPQLQDIAKQTIVLKVNMSGEKYRNKAMKIVVGTSGVTGVRLEKDKETLTVEGEGVDVLALARALKKKVGKTEIIKVS, from the exons ATGAACACCCTCCTTGGTTTTGTTCTGAAAACTTTCATTTCAAGTTTCTCTCCACAGCTACAAGATATTGCAAAG CAAACCATTGTGCTGAAAGTGAATATGAGCGGTGAAAAATATAGGAACAAAGCCATGAAGATTGTAGTAGGAACATCCG GAGTTACGGGAGTGCGGTTGGAGAAAGACAAAGAGACGCTTACGGTGGAAGGAGAGGGAGTGGATGTACTTGCTCTTGCCCGAGCTCTGAAGAAGAAAGTAGGCAAAACTGAGATCATCAAAGTTTCTTAA